In Amycolatopsis coloradensis, one genomic interval encodes:
- a CDS encoding LysR family substrate-binding domain-containing protein, producing MTGPDSPTSFKLAYVPGVTPSKWVRIWNERSPGVPLELVQATAAEAAALVREREVDAVLLRLPIDREGLHAIPLYTETTVVVVPKDHLVAAADEVSVDDIADEIVLHPLDDTLDWAAPPGKPALERPATTADAIELVAAGVGLLVVPQSLARLHHRRDLTYRPISGTPESGVALSWPDEETSDLMEQFIGIVRGRTVNSTRGRQQSPEKQAPEKKTPAKSKRPQAAGRKPQTGNRRTPQGGKRGKPRRRG from the coding sequence ATGACCGGCCCGGATAGCCCAACCTCCTTCAAGCTCGCGTACGTCCCCGGCGTGACGCCCTCGAAGTGGGTCCGGATCTGGAACGAGCGGTCGCCCGGCGTGCCGCTCGAACTCGTCCAAGCGACCGCGGCCGAGGCCGCGGCGCTGGTCCGGGAGCGCGAGGTGGACGCCGTCCTGCTGAGGCTCCCGATCGATCGCGAGGGGCTGCACGCGATCCCGCTCTACACCGAGACGACCGTCGTGGTCGTCCCCAAGGACCACCTGGTCGCCGCCGCGGACGAGGTCTCCGTCGACGACATCGCCGACGAAATCGTGCTGCACCCGCTCGACGACACGCTGGACTGGGCCGCGCCGCCGGGGAAACCCGCGTTGGAGCGACCCGCCACCACGGCGGACGCCATCGAACTGGTCGCCGCCGGTGTCGGGCTCCTGGTCGTCCCGCAGTCGCTCGCGCGGCTGCACCACCGGCGTGACCTGACCTACCGTCCGATCTCCGGTACGCCGGAGTCCGGCGTCGCGTTGTCCTGGCCGGACGAAGAGACCTCCGACCTGATGGAGCAGTTCATCGGGATCGTGCGCGGCCGCACGGTCAACAGCACGCGCGGGCGGCAGCAGTCCCCGGAAAAGCAGGCGCCGGAGAAGAAGACCCCGGCGAAGAGCAAGCGCCCCCAAGCTGCCGGCCGGAAGCCGCAGACCGGGAATCGCCGCACTCCTCAGGGCGGGAAGCGCGGCAAGCCCCGTCGTCGCGGTTAG
- a CDS encoding isocitrate lyase/phosphoenolpyruvate mutase family protein → MEDTDHRTGELVDAFLGDRGIQEPERVAEAIRRGRLYREAGADCVYPIGVRRRDDIAALVSELACPVNGNVGEELDLAALRELGVARSAPVVSGDSR, encoded by the coding sequence CTGGAGGACACCGATCACCGGACCGGCGAGCTGGTCGACGCGTTCCTGGGCGACCGCGGGATCCAGGAGCCGGAAAGGGTTGCCGAGGCCATCCGGCGGGGCAGGCTCTACCGGGAGGCCGGCGCCGACTGCGTGTACCCCATCGGGGTGCGACGCCGTGACGACATCGCCGCACTGGTCAGCGAACTCGCGTGCCCGGTGAACGGCAACGTCGGCGAGGAACTGGATCTGGCCGCGCTCCGGGAACTCGGCGTGGCCAGGAGTGCCCCGGTCGTGAGTGGCGATTCGCGTTAG
- a CDS encoding DUF1648 domain-containing protein, whose amino-acid sequence MTGPLWLNLSLIAFTAATFASAPALARPTLPFGVRVPARRTGEAVILLARRRYNRGIAVGAVVACALVFIDGLAPEMVLVGLVAACSLLGGLASRSIAAAKREEGWYAGTRQAVIADTSLRSDPVRPQWILLAPAALLTVVTAVIGLSKGTTNFSTVLTQILVLVLIPPLTIAISRARPEIDAAQPSASASRYKEYLHGVLSLLLISAGCVNATMLVVSLQQWEFVETTVPTTIVGHLPLVAAFIAWIVFSVRAGDAGHRLSPTGDEPETRYEQRDDDRYWHAAGMVYLNRNDPALLVHRRVGTYWTLNLGHPIAWVVLAAVAVTGVLAGFGVVTLPAKGG is encoded by the coding sequence ATGACCGGACCGCTCTGGCTGAACCTTTCCCTGATCGCGTTCACCGCGGCCACCTTCGCCTCGGCACCCGCGCTGGCGCGGCCGACTCTTCCCTTCGGCGTCCGGGTCCCGGCCCGGCGCACCGGAGAGGCCGTCATCCTCCTCGCGCGCCGTCGCTACAACCGGGGAATCGCGGTAGGTGCGGTTGTCGCCTGCGCCCTCGTCTTCATCGACGGGCTCGCACCCGAGATGGTCCTGGTCGGTCTCGTCGCGGCCTGTTCGCTGCTCGGCGGCCTGGCCAGTCGTTCGATCGCCGCCGCGAAACGCGAGGAGGGCTGGTATGCCGGGACACGGCAGGCGGTCATCGCCGACACCTCGCTGCGCTCGGATCCGGTACGTCCACAGTGGATCCTGCTGGCGCCGGCGGCGCTGCTGACCGTCGTCACGGCGGTCATCGGCCTGTCCAAGGGCACGACGAACTTCTCGACGGTCCTCACGCAGATCCTGGTCCTCGTGCTGATCCCGCCTCTGACCATCGCGATCTCCCGGGCCAGACCCGAGATCGACGCCGCACAGCCGTCGGCGTCGGCTTCGCGGTACAAGGAGTACCTGCACGGGGTGCTCAGCCTGCTGCTGATCTCCGCGGGCTGCGTCAACGCGACCATGCTCGTCGTTTCGCTCCAGCAGTGGGAGTTCGTCGAGACGACGGTGCCGACGACGATCGTGGGCCACCTGCCCCTCGTCGCCGCCTTCATCGCGTGGATCGTCTTCTCCGTCCGGGCAGGCGACGCCGGGCACCGGTTGTCTCCCACCGGCGACGAACCGGAGACCCGGTACGAACAACGCGACGACGACCGCTATTGGCACGCCGCCGGGATGGTCTACCTGAACCGGAACGACCCCGCGCTCTTGGTGCACCGGCGGGTCGGGACCTACTGGACGCTCAATCTCGGGCATCCGATCGCGTGGGTCGTCCTCGCCGCGGTCGCCGTGACGGGGGTGCTGGCCGGATTCGGTGTCGTGACCCTCCCGGCGAAGGGCGGCTGA
- a CDS encoding serine hydrolase domain-containing protein, whose translation MTVRKGVAVLTAAGLMGAALTTAADAAPAKGTELQKGLDALVRQEKFPAALAYVADGRRAASLVAGSSRIDRQVPVPRDGTVRAGSNTKTFTAVAVLQLVAEGKVELDAPIEKYLPEIVRGEGIDATRITVRHLLQHTSGLPNYTEYLGLENFEQVQHRYVPNHELLAAALRHPAKFAPGTKWEYSNTGYLLAGMLIENVTGRPIQEQITERVIKKAGLKHTYWPQVGDQTIQGRHPQGYAIGDAATGKVIDATELDPSWGGAAGQLISTPGDLGKFFKVLLEGRLLPAAQLAEMRKTVDAPLFPGTKYGLGLMSNPLSCGGVYWGHGGDIHGFETRGGATEDGRIVGLAVTAMPGTFGDGEKGSKAVMATVDAAFCK comes from the coding sequence ATGACAGTACGCAAGGGTGTCGCGGTCCTGACGGCGGCGGGGCTGATGGGCGCCGCGTTGACCACGGCGGCGGACGCGGCGCCTGCCAAGGGGACGGAGCTGCAGAAGGGCCTCGATGCCTTGGTGCGTCAAGAGAAGTTCCCGGCCGCGCTCGCCTATGTGGCGGACGGAAGGCGTGCGGCGTCGCTGGTCGCGGGGTCCTCGCGGATCGATCGCCAGGTCCCGGTTCCCCGGGACGGCACGGTCCGGGCGGGCAGCAACACCAAGACGTTCACGGCGGTCGCGGTCCTGCAACTGGTGGCCGAGGGCAAGGTGGAACTGGACGCGCCGATCGAGAAATACCTTCCCGAGATCGTGCGTGGCGAGGGCATCGACGCAACCAGGATCACCGTCCGGCATCTGCTGCAGCACACCAGCGGGCTGCCGAACTACACCGAATACCTCGGGCTCGAGAACTTCGAGCAGGTGCAGCACCGGTATGTCCCGAACCACGAACTGCTCGCCGCGGCTTTGCGCCACCCGGCGAAGTTCGCGCCAGGCACCAAGTGGGAGTACAGCAACACCGGCTATCTGCTGGCGGGCATGCTGATCGAGAACGTGACCGGACGTCCGATCCAGGAGCAGATCACCGAACGCGTGATCAAGAAGGCGGGCCTGAAGCACACGTACTGGCCGCAGGTCGGCGACCAGACCATCCAGGGACGCCATCCGCAGGGTTACGCCATCGGCGACGCCGCCACCGGCAAGGTGATCGACGCGACCGAGCTGGACCCGTCCTGGGGCGGCGCCGCCGGGCAGCTGATCTCGACCCCCGGTGACCTCGGCAAGTTCTTCAAGGTGTTGCTCGAAGGCAGGCTGCTGCCCGCCGCGCAGCTGGCCGAAATGCGGAAGACGGTCGACGCGCCTCTGTTCCCCGGTACCAAATACGGCCTCGGCCTGATGAGCAACCCGCTCAGCTGCGGCGGCGTGTACTGGGGACACGGCGGGGATATTCACGGCTTCGAAACCCGTGGTGGGGCCACGGAAGACGGCCGGATCGTCGGGCTTGCCGTTACCGCGATGCCGGGTACCTTCGGCGACGGGGAGAAGGGTTCCAAGGCGGTCATGGCCACTGTGGACGCCGCGTTCTGCAAGTGA
- a CDS encoding GntR family transcriptional regulator codes for MLLTLDLDSEVPIYQQIRDRIVEAVADGVLAEGSALPSTRQLGADLGINFHTVNKAYDLLRTQGFIRINRKTGAVVRRDASSGPAEDGYADEWQDRLRTLLAEAVALGLGPREVTSRCESVLDSFAVSARR; via the coding sequence GTGTTGCTGACTCTCGACCTCGACAGCGAGGTTCCGATCTACCAGCAGATCCGCGACCGGATCGTCGAAGCCGTCGCCGACGGCGTACTGGCCGAGGGCAGCGCCCTGCCCTCCACCCGGCAGCTCGGCGCCGATCTCGGGATCAACTTCCACACCGTCAACAAGGCCTATGACCTGCTGCGGACGCAGGGCTTCATCCGGATCAACCGCAAGACCGGCGCGGTCGTCCGGCGTGACGCGTCCTCGGGTCCGGCGGAGGACGGCTACGCGGACGAATGGCAGGACCGTCTGCGCACCTTGCTCGCCGAAGCCGTCGCGCTGGGCTTGGGCCCGCGCGAGGTGACCAGCCGGTGCGAGTCCGTGCTGGACTCCTTCGCCGTGAGCGCCCGGCGATGA
- a CDS encoding VOC family protein, producing the protein MLGFEVVMDHGWIVTLADPDRPEVQLSLMTHDETAPVVPAVSIQVDDVDAAYEEAKASGAEIVHELTDEPWGVRRFFVRDPGGHVVNVLAHG; encoded by the coding sequence GTGCTCGGCTTCGAAGTGGTGATGGACCACGGCTGGATCGTGACCCTGGCCGATCCGGACCGGCCGGAGGTGCAGCTGAGCCTCATGACCCACGACGAGACGGCGCCCGTCGTCCCGGCCGTCTCGATCCAGGTGGACGACGTCGACGCGGCGTACGAGGAAGCGAAGGCGTCCGGTGCCGAGATCGTGCACGAACTGACCGACGAGCCCTGGGGCGTCCGGCGATTCTTCGTCCGTGATCCCGGCGGTCACGTGGTCAACGTGCTCGCGCACGGCTGA
- the fusA gene encoding elongation factor G: MRTVPLSAVRNLGILAHVDAGKTTLTERILYVTGTTYKRGEVHDGTTVTDFDSQERDRGITIFAAAVSCTWNGHLVNLIDTPGHVDFSDEVERSLRVLDGAIAVFDGVAGVEPQSESVWRQADRHGVPRIAFVNKLDRAGADLDAAVESIRERLHPRPLVVQMPIGQEDGFAGVVDLLRMRSLVWADGAERAEDGPVPESLVDEANRRRRLLDETVAELHPAALDEFCASSAVSTETLVSALRELTHTGEGVVVLCGSAYRNRGVEPLLEAVVAYLPSPSDVPPVRGEYGGTAHERPADPSAPFAALVFKVTSTATGRLTYLRVYSGTIRTSEAVMDVGSGRIERVGRILRVQADRHTRVDSAVAGDIVAVVGLKTARAGATLCTPSEPLLLEPPVVADPVVSVAVEARTGTDTERLMSALARLVEEDPSLVIRTDRETGQILLSGMGELHLEVAVEKIRRDHGLDVGVGRPRVAYRETVARGVSGFVYRHVKQDGGAGQFAHVVIDTEPLEKGEFEFESTVVGGRVPREYVRAVEAGCRDALAEGPLGGHPVTGVRVMLTDGATHSKDSSEMAFRMAGRFALREALRAGAMTLLEPVAEVTVTVPESAVGVVLGDLAARRGRVLGSVVRAGTTVVTATVPLAELFGYATRLRSRTQGRGIFTARPTGHAPAPEGQPVR; the protein is encoded by the coding sequence ATGCGCACCGTCCCCCTGTCCGCCGTCCGCAATCTGGGCATCCTCGCCCATGTCGACGCGGGCAAGACCACGCTGACCGAACGGATCCTGTACGTCACCGGAACCACTTACAAACGTGGTGAGGTCCATGACGGCACTACCGTGACCGACTTCGATTCCCAGGAGCGAGACCGTGGCATCACCATCTTCGCCGCCGCCGTCAGCTGTACGTGGAACGGCCATCTCGTCAACCTGATCGACACGCCCGGCCACGTCGACTTCTCCGACGAAGTCGAACGGTCCCTCCGCGTCCTCGACGGCGCGATCGCGGTGTTCGACGGCGTCGCCGGGGTCGAACCGCAGAGCGAATCGGTGTGGCGCCAGGCCGACCGGCACGGCGTACCGCGGATCGCGTTCGTCAACAAACTCGACCGCGCGGGAGCGGATCTGGACGCGGCCGTGGAGTCCATCCGGGAGCGGCTGCATCCGCGTCCGCTGGTGGTCCAGATGCCGATCGGGCAGGAAGACGGTTTCGCAGGCGTCGTCGATCTGCTGCGGATGCGGTCGCTCGTCTGGGCCGACGGCGCCGAGCGGGCCGAGGACGGACCGGTTCCGGAGTCCCTTGTGGACGAAGCGAACCGGCGTCGCCGTCTGCTCGACGAGACCGTGGCGGAACTCCATCCGGCCGCGCTGGACGAGTTCTGCGCGTCTTCGGCGGTTTCGACGGAGACGCTGGTCTCGGCGCTGCGCGAACTGACCCACACCGGGGAGGGCGTCGTGGTGCTATGCGGCTCGGCGTACCGCAACCGCGGTGTGGAGCCGTTGCTGGAAGCCGTGGTGGCGTATCTGCCCTCGCCGTCGGATGTCCCGCCGGTCCGGGGCGAGTACGGAGGCACGGCCCACGAACGGCCCGCCGATCCGTCGGCGCCGTTCGCGGCACTGGTGTTCAAGGTGACCTCGACCGCCACCGGGCGGTTGACGTACCTGCGGGTGTACTCGGGCACGATCCGGACTTCGGAGGCGGTGATGGACGTGGGCAGCGGTCGTATCGAGCGCGTCGGCCGCATCCTGCGGGTCCAGGCGGACCGGCACACCAGGGTGGACAGTGCCGTCGCGGGCGACATCGTCGCGGTGGTCGGGCTGAAGACGGCGCGCGCCGGCGCGACGCTGTGCACGCCGTCGGAGCCGCTCCTGCTCGAGCCGCCCGTCGTGGCCGATCCGGTCGTGTCGGTCGCCGTCGAGGCACGCACGGGAACCGATACGGAACGGCTGATGTCGGCGCTGGCACGGCTGGTCGAGGAGGATCCGTCTCTGGTCATCCGGACCGATCGCGAGACCGGCCAGATCCTGCTCTCGGGAATGGGCGAACTGCATCTGGAGGTGGCGGTGGAGAAGATCCGTCGCGACCACGGGCTCGACGTCGGCGTCGGGCGGCCTCGCGTCGCTTACCGCGAGACGGTGGCTCGGGGCGTGTCCGGTTTCGTCTACCGGCACGTCAAGCAGGACGGCGGTGCCGGCCAGTTCGCGCACGTCGTCATCGACACGGAACCCTTGGAGAAAGGCGAATTCGAGTTCGAGTCCACTGTGGTCGGTGGCCGGGTGCCGAGGGAATACGTCCGCGCTGTCGAAGCGGGTTGCCGTGACGCGCTGGCGGAAGGCCCGCTCGGCGGCCATCCGGTGACGGGTGTGCGGGTTATGCTGACCGATGGCGCCACCCACTCGAAGGACTCGTCGGAGATGGCGTTCCGCATGGCGGGGCGGTTCGCGCTCCGCGAGGCGTTGCGCGCCGGCGCGATGACGCTGCTGGAGCCGGTCGCCGAAGTGACCGTCACCGTGCCCGAAAGCGCCGTCGGCGTGGTGCTCGGCGACCTCGCGGCCCGGCGTGGCCGGGTGCTGGGGTCGGTGGTGCGCGCGGGAACGACCGTGGTCACCGCGACCGTGCCGCTGGCCGAACTGTTCGGCTACGCGACGCGATTGCGCAGCCGGACCCAGGGCCGGGGCATCTTCACGGCCCGGCCGACCGGCCACGCCCCGGCGCCGGAGGGACAGCCGGTCCGGTAG
- a CDS encoding PE-PPE domain-containing protein: MNVKKLRGVLAAAVLATGLLGAVAPSAQAETADQARYYILIGGTCDGAATVYDDAWLRGGIKKVVHYPAGALGAPNCDQTPMDQSVARGHEEARRVAQSSFDENPGAEFTVVGYSQGALVANLVLNDIADGKLAVDKSRFRAKIFADPMQPVGPPGRGISAVLPPGTGAPSPFGGYVSFGPGRTDFGGIPYIRYCIETDGVCHFDTLEAPGGYFAQHLCYQWARPTDHRSIMEDTIADGVYTNGSHALPRQNCRPPHPAP, translated from the coding sequence ATGAATGTGAAGAAGCTCAGGGGGGTCCTGGCGGCGGCCGTGCTGGCCACCGGTCTGCTCGGCGCCGTCGCTCCGTCGGCGCAGGCCGAGACGGCCGACCAGGCGCGGTACTACATCCTCATCGGCGGCACCTGCGACGGGGCCGCGACCGTCTACGACGACGCCTGGTTGCGGGGCGGGATCAAGAAGGTGGTCCACTACCCGGCGGGCGCCCTCGGTGCCCCGAACTGCGACCAGACGCCGATGGACCAGAGTGTCGCGCGCGGGCACGAAGAAGCCCGTCGTGTCGCCCAAAGCTCCTTCGACGAGAACCCGGGCGCGGAATTCACCGTCGTCGGCTACTCGCAGGGCGCGCTGGTCGCGAACCTGGTGCTGAACGACATCGCCGACGGGAAGCTGGCCGTGGACAAGTCGCGGTTCAGGGCGAAGATCTTCGCCGACCCGATGCAGCCCGTCGGTCCGCCGGGACGTGGGATCAGCGCGGTGCTCCCGCCGGGCACCGGGGCGCCGTCGCCGTTCGGCGGCTACGTGTCGTTCGGTCCCGGCCGCACCGACTTCGGCGGTATCCCGTACATCCGCTACTGCATCGAGACCGACGGTGTCTGCCACTTCGACACCCTGGAAGCGCCGGGCGGATACTTCGCCCAGCACTTGTGCTACCAGTGGGCCCGTCCCACCGATCACCGCTCGATCATGGAGGACACGATCGCGGACGGCGTGTACACCAACGGATCGCACGCGCTGCCGCGGCAGAACTGCCGTCCGCCGCACCCGGCGCCGTGA
- a CDS encoding DUF5997 family protein, producing the protein MKPATAAKKLGVYLEATPAEFQEGVVSRDELNALQAEPPEWLRELRRNGPHPRPVIAAKLGVSISGLARGGITGALTTEQIEAVKNENPDWLKRERETQAEVRKEEARLKAARSES; encoded by the coding sequence ATGAAGCCCGCGACAGCGGCGAAGAAGCTGGGTGTGTACCTCGAGGCAACCCCGGCGGAGTTCCAGGAGGGTGTCGTCTCCCGCGACGAACTGAACGCGCTGCAGGCCGAGCCACCCGAGTGGCTGCGGGAACTGCGCCGCAACGGGCCGCACCCGCGTCCGGTCATCGCGGCGAAGCTGGGCGTCTCCATCAGCGGCCTGGCGCGCGGCGGGATCACAGGTGCCCTCACCACCGAGCAGATCGAAGCGGTCAAGAACGAGAACCCCGATTGGCTGAAGCGGGAGCGCGAGACGCAGGCCGAGGTCCGCAAGGAGGAGGCGCGCCTCAAGGCCGCCCGCAGCGAAAGCTGA